Proteins from a genomic interval of Musa acuminata AAA Group cultivar baxijiao chromosome BXJ1-9, Cavendish_Baxijiao_AAA, whole genome shotgun sequence:
- the LOC135594339 gene encoding S-linalool synthase-like, with product MEGSSESFVVEMIKEEVFSPSADMCSFLPPSAYETAWVAMIPCPHRPSRPMFPKCLNWILRNQREDGFWGECRHAMDSLTATIACLVALKTWKVGSANVEQGLRFLNENMEKLLTEHHGGFPRWFLIVFPGMLELAHAKGLYVLPAEGCIKAVDDVFNKRNTILEMEQSSGVQGYHPPSLFFLEALPASYRPKHELILHHQMEDGSLFHSPSATACAFVITGDAGFREYLHGVIRRFGNFVPAMFPVDQDLIKLCLVDHLRQLGCGEHFANETHDLMDQIYSDWVIQDLQSCNIYDLPLQIQKDSLAFKLLRMHGYDVSPRKFCWFMDDEEMLIHIEENYTQFLVAMTGVYRAAHFMFPREVELHNAKLFSEKILQKSLCGSDTRNNPAIMTDLQKQIEHELGLPWLARMDHLEHRMYLERSKGYNLQMGKTSSCSLLDSKFAIQLAAELFTNRQMLYESELEELKKWSKDSGLSSMGFGREKTTYCYFLIATAVTLPLQSDLRIVIARCAILVTVIDDFFDEKGSEDELESLTKAVQRWEGEGLSGHCKVIFDALDNLVRDISFKALSQHGYDAKSLLQDMWRETFESWLKESDWSRKRHTPTITEYLEVAAISIAIQVMTLPACFLVIPQVPKHILTSRYSTITKLTMITSRLLNDIHSYQKEIRGGKFNMVLLYVKENQGATNEDSIEHISKIIERKEREFLEIYMDDTYAGFPNEWKELHLATFKSFRMLFDTTNAFDSPTALVQSISDAFYNPLVMDSRRTFSSREET from the exons ATGGAAGGGTCATCAGAATCATTCGTCGTTGAAATGATTAAGGAGGAGGTGTTCTCTCCATCTGCTGATATGTGCTCCTTCCTTCCCCCGTCCGCCTACGAGACGGCATGGGTGGCCATGATTCCTTGTCCTCACCGCCCTTCTCGCCCTATGTTTCCAAAGTGCTTGAACTGGATCCTCCGCAACCAGAGGGAGGACGGCTTCTGGGGAGAGTGCCGACACGCCATGGATTCCCTCACTGCCACCATCGCTTGCCTTGTTGCTCTCAAGACGTGGAAGGTTGGGAGTGCAAACGTTGAGCAAGGATTGCGATTTCTTAACGAGAACATGGAGAAACTGCTGACGGAACATCATGGTGGCTTCCCACGGTGGTTCTTGATTGTATTCCCCGGGATGCTCGAGCTGGCACATGCCAAGGGTTTGTACGTGCTTCCAGCCGAGGGCTGCATCAAAGCGGTGGACGATGTCTTCAACAAAAGAAACACCATTCTGGAAAT GGAACAGTCCAGCGGTGTCCAAGGGTACCATCCACCAAGCTTGTTTTTCCTTGAGGCCCTACCTGCAAGTTACAGGCCAAAGCATGAACTGATTCTTCATCATCAGATGGAAGATGGCTCATTGTTTCATTCCCCCTCAGCAACTGCTTGTGCTTTCGTGATCACAGGAGATGCAGGTTTCAGGGAGTACCTGCATGGCGTCATTAGAAGATTTGGCAATTTTG TTCCAGCCATGTTTCCTGTGGACCAAGATCTGATAAAGCTATGTCTCGTGGACCATTTGAGACAATTAGGTTGTGGAGAGCATTTCGCAAATGAAACACATGACCTTATGGACCAAATTTACAG TGACTGGGTTATTCAAGATCTACAATCGTGCAACATATACGATTTACCTCTACAGATACAGAAAGACTCTTTAGCCTTTAAACTTCTCAGGATGCATGGATATGACGTATCTCCCC GAAAGTTTTGTTGGTTTATGGACGATGAAGAGATGCTGATACATATCGAAGAAAATTACACTCAATTCTTGGTGGCCATGACTGGTGTTTACAGGGCAGCACACTTTATGTTTCCTAGGGAAGTTGAGCTTCATAATGCCAAACTTTTCTCTGAAAAGATACTTCAGAAAAGTTTGTGTGGATCAGATACCAGGAATAATCCTGCAATTATGACTGACCTCCAAAAACAG ATTGAGCATGAGTTGGGACTTCCATGGCTAGCTCGAATGGACCACCTCGAGCATCGAATGTACCTGGAAAGAAGTAAAGGATATAACTTACAGATGGGGAAGACTTCTTCATGCAG CCTCCTGGATTCCAAATTTGCCATTCAACTTGCTGCTGAACTTTTCACGAACCGTCAAATGCTCTACGAATCTGAACTCGAGGAGTTAAAGAA GTGGTCAAAAGACAGTGGACTTTCCAGCATGGGCTTCGGTCGGGAGAAAACAACGTACTGTTACTTTCTAATTGCTACTGCAGTTACTCTTCCTTTGCAATCTGATCTACGCATAGTAATTGCACGATGTGCAATTTTAGTTACAGTGATCGATGACTTCTTTGATGAGAAAGGTTCAGAGGATGAATTGGAGAGCCTTACTAAAGCAGTTCAAAG GTGGGAAGGAGAAGGCTTATCCGGCCATTGCAAAGTTATTTTTGATGCCCTTGATAACCTTGTTCGTGATATTTCCTTCAAAGCTCTCAGTCAACACGGTTATGATGCAAAAAGCCTTCTTCAAGATatg TGGCGAGAGACATTTGAGTCGTGGTTAAAGGAATCCGATTGGAGTAGGAAAAGACACACACCTACGATCACCGAGTATCTTGAGGTTGCCGCGATCTCTATAGCCATACAAGTCATGACTCTTCCGGCATGCTTCTTGGTGATTCCCCAAGTTCCAAAGCACATACTAACCTCTCGGTATAGTACCATTACCAAGTTGACAATGATCACCTCGCGCTTGTTGAATGACATCCACAGTTACCAG AAAGAAATACGGGGTGGTAAGTTCAATATGGTGCTTCTGTATGTCAAAGAGAACCAAGGGGCTACTAACGAAGACTCAATTGAGCACATTAGCAAAATAATTGAGAGAAAGGAAAGAGAGTTCCTTGAGATTTATATGGATGATACGTACGCTGGTTTTCCTAACGAATGGAAGGAGCTACATTTAGCTACTTTCAAGTCATTCCGAATGCTCTTCGATACAACTAATGCATTTGACTCGCCTACTGCATTAGTCCAAAGTATCAGCGATGCTTTCTACAACCCGTTAGTGATGGATTCTCGGAGAACATTTTCGTCGAGAGAAGAAACTTAA
- the LOC135594115 gene encoding wall-associated receptor kinase 2-like, with amino-acid sequence MRRPREAVLRMLLTLAAAATNAETSNCSDKCGQVLVQYPFGIEPGCYRDGFAITCDRSDGNSPIAFLGTSDIEVTEISLLHGQSRVKAQVSWECYNETAVESTNSNLPSKSFDVNGIYKISDGSNKFTLIGCNSMAYLRSQQTADGPYPYVYYTGCLSYCEDTSKVINGVCNGIGCCQTSIPSRPQ; translated from the coding sequence ATGAGAAGACCAAGAGAAGCAGTTCTTCGGATGCTGCTGACACTTGCAGCAGCAGCAACGAATGCAGAAACCTCAAACTGCTCGGACAAGTGCGGCCAAGTGCTTGTCCAGTATCCCTTCGGCATCGAGCCAGGTTGCTACAGAGATGGATTCGCCATCACATGCGACCGCTCGGATGGCAACTCCCCCATAGCTTTCCTCGGCACGAGCGACATCGAGGTGACCGAGATCTCGCTGCTGCACGGCCAGTCTCGCGTGAAGGCTCAAGTAAGTTGGGAGTGCTACAACGAGACCGCCGTGGAGAGCACCAACTCCAACTTACCATCCAAAAGCTTCGATGTCAATGGAATATACAAGATCTCCGACGGCAGCAATAAGTTCACTCTTATCGGCTGCAACTCAATGGCATATCTACGAAGCCAGCAGACGGCCGACGGCCCCTATCCCTATGTCTACTATACTGGCTGCTTATCGTACTGTGAAGATACAAGCAAAGTCATCAATGGGGTTTGCAATGGCATAGGATGCTGCCAAACCAGCATCCCGTCAAGGCCTCAGTGA
- the LOC135594116 gene encoding wall-associated receptor kinase 5-like: MDTNKSMPLWLDWAVRDAATCEEAKGSDNYACRSQNSVCSKARSGAGYLCTCSQGYQGNPYLVDGCQDIDECKLPEKYPCYGVCSNLPGSYHCTCPPGKRGDPFNGPCVLSSLFVTKIVIGVSSALFATLALISAMLITRSKRRHAREKEKLLKEISNGRILSMQMDTLTVFTLQDLQRTTDNIHYSRVLGRGGHGVVYRGVLEDRREVAIKKTLLTIEAQNGEAMEVRQKEFLNELKILTQINHRNVVRLFGCCLEEKIPLLVYEFVPNGTLSHFIHKRDPNPSVPLDVVLKIVVESAEALAYLHSSTSRAIIHGDVKPSNILLDDKLMAKVFGVVLLELVTGKKAVLDDASGVRELASMSREELLHILDKQFVRKGGMVLLEKVVELALQCLRRRRDERPDMKRVAEKLRKFIRIRQQQRGELYTDEIDTGYLIPDSSIYHSFDRTLMQGMGSRRPSPV; the protein is encoded by the exons ATGGATACAAACAAATCCATGCCGCTGTGGCTGGATTGGGCAGTCAGAGATGCTGCAACATGCGAGGAGGCGAAGGGCTCTGATAATTATGCATGCCGAAGTCAAAACAGTGTGTGCAGCAAGGCCAGGAGTGGTGCAGGCTACCTTTGTACTTGCTCACAAGGATACCAAGGCAACCCCTATCTTGTCGATGGATGCCAAG ATATCGATGAGTGTAAGCTACCGGAGAAGTATCCTTGCTATGGAGTCTGCAGTAATCTCCCAGGAAGCTACCATTGCACGTGCCCACCTGGCAAGCGTGGTGACCCATTTAATGGACCATGTGTCCTCAGCAGCCTATTTGTTACGAAGATTGTCATAG GTGTCTCTTCTGCCTTGTTCGCGACGCTGGCTCTCATTTCTGCAATGCTTATAACACGTTCAAAGAGGAGGCACGCAAGGGAAAAGGAGAAGCTTTTGAAAGAGATATCGAACGGGAGGATACTGTCAATGCAAATGGACACATTGACTGTGTTTACACTGCAAGATCTACAGCGGACAACGGACAACATCCACTACAGCAGAGTACTTGGACGCGGAGGCCACGGTGTGGTTTACAGAGGAGTTCTGGAGGACCGACGAGAGGTGGCTATCAAGAAGACTCTGCTGACCATCGAGGCGCAGAATGGAGAAGCCATGGAGGTACGACAGAAGGAGTTCTTGAACGAGTTAAAGATTCTGACACAGATCAACCACAGGAACGTGGTGAGACTCTTTGGATGTTGTTTGGAGGAGAAGATTCCATTGCTGGTCTATGAATTCGTTCCCAACGGCACCCTCTCCCACTTCATTCATAAAAGAGATCCTAATCCATCGGTCCCCTTGGACGTTGTTCTCAAGATCGTAGTGGAATCCGCAGAAGCGCTTGCTTATTTGCATTCATCAACATCTCGTGCAATCATTCACGGGGACGTGAAGCCCAGCAACATACTCCTGGATGACAAATTGATGGCGAAAGT CTTTGGAGTCGTCCTCCTGGAGCTAGTCACCGGGAAGAAGGCAGTCTTGGATGATGCTTCAGGTGTGCGCGAGTTGGCATCGATGAGCAGGGAGGAGCTTCTTCATATTTTGGATAAGCAGTTTGTGCGTAAAGGAGGAATGGTTTTGCTGGAGAAGGTCGTCGAGCTTGCACTTCAGTGTCTTCGTCGTCGAAGGGATGAGAGACCAGACATGAAGCGGGTGGCGGAGAAGCTACGGAAGTTTATACGAATCCGGCAGCAACAGAGGGGAGAACTTTACACTGATGAAATAGACACAGGGTATCTTATACCGGATTCTTCTATCTACCACAGTTTCGATAGAACACTGATGCAAGGGATGGGATCTCGAAGACCTAGTCCTGTTTAG